TCGTCATAGCGGCTCTCTAAGTCGGGATTGGCGATGTACTGTGTTGATGGCAATACCTCAATACTACCATTCTCCTCTGAAGTATCCACGAGTGGAAACTTGATCCCCAGTATCGGACAGGTGTCAAGCCCGACATGCGGGATCTCCCGCGCCAGTCCGGTGTCTCTATGCCAATGCTGAAACTCACTCCCCGGGTAAGGATTATTAGAATGGAGACACTTGATGTAAAAATCATCCTTGCCCCAATAACGCTTCAGAAACTCCAGAATGACCGGATGCTCGTACACCTCCGGGTCGGCGAACGGCGGTACCCACGGAATGGTCAGCGTATAGCGGTTGATAATCTGTTGGCGACCAAAGCCTGTGCGCAGGTCTCCCCACTCTTTCTCGGCAAAGCCGGTTTCACGCGTCCTGACGTGCTCTAGCATCGGTAAGAACGCCTCGCGGATGCGATCTACGGTCTCGACAGACAACACATCCTCGATTACCGCATAGCCGTTGATCCTGAACTCGGCTATCTTTAGATCGAAATCTATATCTTCACATCGTGCAGTCATGGATCCTCCGTTGAATGAACCAATGAACTAATGAACCAACACAAAATTGATTGTATCATACGCCGCTCCGGTGCGTCCAGCAAAATGGAGAGGCGAGAATCTATAAGGTCAGTTAGTTTTCTGTTTTGGATTATGCGTCCCTGTTCTTAGCA
This portion of the Candidatus Poribacteria bacterium genome encodes:
- a CDS encoding phytanoyl-CoA dioxygenase family protein, with translation MTARCEDIDFDLKIAEFRINGYAVIEDVLSVETVDRIREAFLPMLEHVRTRETGFAEKEWGDLRTGFGRQQIINRYTLTIPWVPPFADPEVYEHPVILEFLKRYWGKDDFYIKCLHSNNPYPGSEFQHWHRDTGLAREIPHVGLDTCPILGIKFPLVDTSEENGSIEVLPSTQYIANPDLESRYDEVLTQGNFPSARRLNMKKGTMWIQDVRTLHRGTPNISNGPRPEIVVCYGLSWLSIGHAMKVPPETYEGFSERARKLFEFCEVVDY